A genomic region of Catalinimonas niigatensis contains the following coding sequences:
- a CDS encoding glycosyltransferase family 4 protein — MREMKSGHIIFLCPYPRGGAPSQRFRFEQYLDLLHQHGFSYRIAGFLDEATNRILYQPGHPVQKVMGVLKGFLGRMLLLPALNKADYVFIHREATPLGPPWLEWIIAKMLRKKIIYDFDDAIWLADTSGVNHFMVRLKWQSKVGSICRWSYKVSCGNDYLCAFASKYNAQVVLNPTTIDTAHYHNRLKNQKDKPLTIGWTGSHSTMKYLNDIEAVLQKLEQQYDFRFVVISNRPPEMKLKNLHFIHWNEASEVEDLLQLHIGLMPLPDDPWAKGKCGFKALQYLSLGIPALASAVGVNSKIVEHGVNGYLCTNAEDWYIYLSRLLQDEPLRTSMGLAGRKKVEEEYAVQSNAENFLSLFS; from the coding sequence ATGAGGGAAATGAAGTCCGGACATATTATTTTTTTGTGCCCTTACCCCCGGGGAGGAGCACCCAGCCAGCGCTTTCGTTTTGAGCAGTATCTGGACTTGCTGCATCAACATGGATTCAGCTACCGCATAGCAGGCTTTCTGGATGAAGCGACCAATCGCATCCTTTACCAGCCCGGTCATCCGGTACAAAAAGTGATGGGAGTGCTGAAAGGATTCTTAGGTCGTATGTTGCTTCTACCTGCTTTGAACAAAGCAGATTATGTGTTTATCCATCGTGAAGCTACCCCCCTGGGGCCTCCCTGGCTGGAGTGGATCATCGCCAAAATGTTGAGGAAAAAGATCATCTATGATTTTGACGATGCCATCTGGCTGGCAGATACTTCAGGCGTGAACCACTTTATGGTGAGGTTAAAATGGCAGTCAAAAGTAGGCAGCATCTGCCGCTGGAGCTATAAAGTAAGCTGTGGCAATGACTATCTCTGTGCGTTTGCCAGTAAATACAACGCTCAGGTGGTGCTCAATCCTACGACCATTGATACAGCACATTACCATAACCGACTCAAAAATCAAAAAGATAAGCCACTGACCATCGGCTGGACCGGCTCACATTCTACCATGAAATACCTGAATGATATTGAAGCAGTACTGCAAAAACTGGAACAGCAATATGATTTTCGTTTTGTGGTCATCTCTAACCGCCCCCCGGAGATGAAACTGAAAAACCTGCACTTTATCCACTGGAATGAAGCGAGCGAGGTAGAAGACTTGCTGCAACTGCATATCGGCTTAATGCCTCTTCCTGATGATCCCTGGGCCAAAGGCAAGTGTGGCTTCAAAGCATTGCAATATTTGTCATTAGGCATTCCTGCTCTGGCCTCAGCGGTAGGAGTGAACAGCAAGATTGTAGAGCATGGAGTCAATGGATATCTCTGTACTAACGCAGAAGATTGGTACATCTATTTATCCAGATTATTACAGGATGAGCCGCTTCGCACCTCTATGGGCCTGGCAGGACGCAAAAAAGTTGAAGAGGAGTATGCAGTACAGTCCAATGCAGAAAACTTCCTTTCTCTTTTTTCCTGA
- a CDS encoding capsule assembly Wzi family protein: protein MKKLLLSFSLLLCFFPVTLVLAQSAYAPLQESYYHLLHRYELLDGHWSPALGSMVRPTQREAIAQFLDSLQLSDPSQADAFNLHYLLLDNWEYSDTLAQNSRKSLLGVFYKNQRDLLSVRQKDFELFVNPVLHLEVGADEGEGTPYINTRGVQLHGTIDDKIGFYTYIGENQAAFPVYVDRYIRRQLNVPQEGFWKGYGERSVDFLTARGHISFKASKHIDLQLGHDRHFIGNGYRSLLLSDFANNYLFLRINTQVWKLQYTNIFAQMTADITGNSTGLYGTAAFPHKYFALHRLGATITPKLQLGLFESITYGDASGNFDFNYLNPIIFYRAVEQQGGSSGNAQLGMDIRWLPLKGLAIYTQALMDEFVISEIRSGNNWWGNKYALQFGLEYADALTISNLDLQLEYNRVRPYTYSHEDLYRSYTHYEQPLAHPLGANFQEVIGIARFQPIGRLQLQAKLIVAQYGGDTLSSNWGQNILLDNRTKEQDYNNVLGQGVPNNLLITDFIASYQLWHNMFIDLRYLHRSRQNDLLPATETTNYTSLALRWNIRQRYYDF, encoded by the coding sequence TTGAAAAAACTACTGCTGTCCTTTTCTCTTTTATTGTGTTTCTTTCCTGTCACGCTGGTCTTAGCACAGAGTGCTTATGCCCCTTTGCAGGAGTCTTATTACCATCTCCTGCACCGCTATGAGCTTCTGGATGGCCATTGGTCACCGGCCTTAGGTTCCATGGTCAGACCCACTCAGCGGGAAGCCATCGCTCAGTTTCTGGACTCTTTGCAATTGTCTGATCCTTCTCAGGCAGATGCTTTTAATCTCCATTATCTGTTACTGGACAATTGGGAATATAGCGATACCCTGGCACAGAATAGCCGGAAGTCTTTACTCGGAGTTTTCTATAAAAATCAGCGTGATCTGCTGAGTGTGCGCCAGAAAGATTTTGAACTCTTTGTCAATCCGGTATTGCATCTAGAGGTAGGTGCGGATGAAGGTGAAGGCACGCCATACATCAACACCCGCGGGGTACAACTGCATGGTACCATTGATGACAAAATCGGATTTTACACCTACATTGGTGAAAACCAGGCAGCTTTTCCTGTATATGTAGACCGGTACATTCGCAGACAACTCAATGTGCCTCAGGAAGGTTTCTGGAAAGGCTATGGGGAGCGGAGTGTAGACTTCCTGACCGCCAGAGGACATATCAGCTTTAAGGCCAGTAAGCATATCGACCTACAGTTGGGACATGACCGTCATTTTATAGGCAATGGCTACCGCTCGCTGCTGCTTTCTGATTTTGCCAACAACTATCTTTTCCTGCGCATCAATACGCAGGTCTGGAAGCTACAGTACACCAATATTTTTGCCCAGATGACTGCCGACATCACAGGCAACAGTACTGGTCTGTACGGTACAGCCGCTTTTCCACACAAATACTTTGCTTTGCATCGTCTGGGAGCTACGATCACCCCCAAATTACAGTTGGGTCTTTTTGAAAGCATTACCTACGGAGATGCATCAGGGAATTTTGACTTCAACTATCTGAATCCCATCATCTTCTACCGGGCAGTGGAGCAACAGGGCGGCAGCAGTGGCAATGCACAGCTGGGTATGGATATTCGCTGGCTTCCCCTGAAAGGTCTGGCAATATATACTCAGGCTTTAATGGATGAGTTTGTAATTTCAGAGATCCGTTCCGGCAATAACTGGTGGGGCAATAAATATGCGTTGCAGTTTGGGTTAGAATATGCTGATGCCCTCACAATCAGTAATCTGGATCTGCAATTGGAATACAATCGGGTGCGGCCGTATACTTATAGCCACGAAGACCTGTACCGCAGCTATACCCACTATGAGCAGCCACTGGCCCATCCGCTGGGTGCTAATTTTCAGGAAGTGATCGGTATTGCCCGTTTCCAGCCCATCGGCAGGTTACAGCTTCAGGCCAAGCTGATTGTTGCGCAATACGGAGGTGATACCCTGAGCTCAAACTGGGGGCAGAATATACTGCTGGACAACCGGACAAAGGAGCAAGACTATAACAATGTGCTGGGCCAGGGCGTACCCAACAATCTGCTCATTACTGACTTTATCGCTTCCTATCAGCTGTGGCACAATATGTTTATAGATCTGCGATATCTGCATCGCAGCCGACAAAACGATTTGCTGCCAGCCACCGAAACGACAAACTACACCTCCCTGGCTTTGCGCTGGAATATACGGCAGCGTTATTATGACTTTTAG
- a CDS encoding S1C family serine protease, protein MKNTFVATLLSMPILFTNCASILNSKYQQVMVNTDSQNTKVYVDHQYVGKGNQVMTPMERDLKVREVKVEREGYKPEHHVHFQQKKSPLYILSWVPFGILLYPPLYDVGPKSFNYDKVMTANTETKVTERADGQKYIYLQKTAFNIAQDNLIVKIYSHKKYVNNKQSSKTEYNTENIELDNSIFTDKLNVLLKEYGYIDTVNTILKDKTNTMYISAQVKQVTLNGVRPFSRSASHYLVAETSIDWQILDVYNIPKFSSTIASKSGEFSDASYKEDGYSKAAIEDAITSSLIAFLGKKEVQELLKKEDPANMLMPEIAVTRPVHGPKSLSEAQAATVTISHTNGHGSGFLISEDGYIITNFHVVAGQDDLKVIMNDGQEAKAEFIRANEYADLALIKINAKVTHAFQLNSQKNYESGDEVFAIGTPTSLELGQTLSKGIVSGIRKQKDHELIQTDVSVNPGNSGGALVNEKGELVGVVNSKVIGLGIEGIAFCTPSKDIFELLSISTSGKISLK, encoded by the coding sequence ATGAAAAATACTTTTGTTGCCACTTTACTGAGTATGCCAATCCTATTCACCAATTGTGCTTCTATCCTAAATAGCAAATACCAGCAAGTCATGGTAAATACAGACTCCCAGAATACCAAGGTGTATGTAGATCATCAGTATGTAGGGAAAGGAAATCAGGTAATGACTCCGATGGAAAGAGACCTGAAAGTGAGAGAAGTTAAAGTAGAAAGAGAAGGATACAAACCTGAACATCATGTGCATTTCCAACAAAAGAAGTCACCTCTGTACATTTTGTCCTGGGTTCCTTTCGGAATTCTGCTCTATCCTCCTCTCTATGATGTTGGCCCTAAAAGCTTTAACTACGATAAAGTGATGACTGCAAACACCGAAACGAAAGTGACGGAGAGAGCAGACGGTCAGAAGTATATTTATTTACAAAAGACAGCATTTAACATTGCCCAGGACAATCTAATTGTAAAAATATACAGTCATAAAAAGTATGTGAATAATAAGCAATCCAGCAAAACCGAATACAATACCGAAAATATTGAGTTAGACAACTCTATATTTACTGACAAGCTGAATGTCCTTTTGAAGGAATACGGTTATATAGATACGGTGAATACCATCTTAAAAGACAAGACCAATACGATGTATATCAGCGCCCAGGTGAAGCAGGTTACTTTGAATGGTGTGCGCCCTTTTTCCAGAAGCGCATCTCATTACCTGGTGGCGGAAACTTCCATAGACTGGCAAATTCTGGATGTTTATAATATTCCCAAGTTTAGCAGTACCATTGCTTCTAAATCAGGAGAGTTTAGTGATGCTTCATACAAGGAAGACGGATACTCCAAAGCCGCGATAGAAGACGCCATTACCAGTTCACTGATAGCATTTCTGGGCAAGAAAGAAGTCCAGGAACTGTTAAAGAAAGAAGATCCTGCTAACATGCTTATGCCTGAGATTGCCGTCACGCGTCCTGTACATGGGCCCAAAAGCCTATCAGAAGCCCAGGCTGCCACGGTTACTATTTCTCATACCAATGGACATGGTAGCGGATTCCTGATCAGTGAGGATGGCTACATCATTACCAACTTTCATGTAGTGGCAGGCCAGGATGATCTGAAGGTGATCATGAACGATGGACAGGAGGCAAAAGCAGAATTTATCAGGGCGAATGAATATGCTGACCTGGCACTGATCAAAATCAATGCAAAAGTAACCCATGCTTTTCAACTCAACAGTCAGAAAAATTATGAGAGTGGAGACGAAGTATTCGCTATCGGAACCCCTACTTCGCTGGAACTTGGCCAGACCCTTAGCAAAGGAATTGTTTCGGGCATACGAAAACAAAAGGACCATGAATTGATACAAACGGATGTGAGCGTGAACCCCGGTAATAGCGGAGGCGCATTGGTTAATGAAAAGGGAGAACTGGTGGGAGTAGTCAACTCAAAAGTCATTGGATTAGGCATTGAGGGGATTGCTTTCTGTACTCCTTCCAAAGATATTTTTGAACTGCTTTCTATCTCTACTTCCGGAAAAATCAGTTTGAAATAA
- a CDS encoding LegC family aminotransferase — protein sequence MQYLLICPSDVEYLNLPSMLSAFVQFVRDYYQKPTGEIPLHEAQLGEAEQQALRFCLDSGVVSTVGSLVEDFEQQIAEKTGCAYAVATNSGTAALHLALMGLGVQANDLVITQPFCFVASCNAIRYCGADPLFVDIDRQSLGLSAQALAEFLRREAEVREDGHCYHLASRRRISLCLPVCTFGHVPELDKIQAICRQYQLTMLVDAAEALGSSYQGKPASCWGDAAILSFNGNKIVTSGGGGMLLTQNEAVAQQAHHLSVQARQLRGNRLTYDAVGYNYRMPNLNAALGLAQLEKLEEKTQQLRRLAEAYQTFFSNYGITMAVEPEQAASNYWLNAVIFPDWHSRDTFVHETNVAGILTRPAWTLMSHLPMYQHCIKTFLPNAKWAEQHLALLPSFIV from the coding sequence ATGCAGTATTTACTAATTTGTCCCTCGGATGTAGAATACCTTAATTTGCCGTCTATGTTATCAGCATTTGTACAATTTGTCCGCGACTATTACCAAAAACCTACAGGGGAAATCCCGCTGCACGAAGCACAGTTGGGTGAAGCCGAGCAGCAGGCACTTAGGTTTTGTCTGGACTCAGGAGTGGTGTCAACAGTAGGTAGCCTGGTAGAGGATTTTGAGCAACAGATCGCTGAAAAGACAGGCTGTGCCTATGCAGTGGCTACCAACAGCGGAACGGCAGCCCTTCATCTGGCTTTGATGGGTTTGGGCGTGCAAGCCAATGATCTGGTCATTACCCAGCCTTTCTGCTTTGTGGCTTCCTGCAATGCTATCCGGTATTGCGGAGCTGATCCGCTCTTTGTGGATATTGATCGGCAAAGCCTGGGACTTTCAGCACAGGCTTTAGCGGAATTTCTCAGGCGGGAGGCAGAAGTCAGAGAAGATGGACATTGTTACCATTTGGCCAGCAGGAGAAGGATTAGTCTTTGTTTGCCGGTATGTACTTTTGGTCATGTACCCGAACTGGATAAGATACAGGCAATTTGCAGGCAATATCAGCTTACTATGCTGGTAGATGCGGCAGAAGCTTTGGGAAGTTCTTATCAGGGAAAGCCTGCTAGCTGTTGGGGAGATGCAGCGATATTGAGTTTCAATGGAAATAAGATCGTGACCAGCGGAGGAGGAGGGATGCTATTGACTCAAAATGAGGCAGTGGCGCAGCAAGCTCATCATCTCTCGGTACAGGCGCGCCAGCTGCGGGGAAATCGTTTGACTTATGATGCTGTGGGTTATAATTACCGTATGCCCAATCTGAATGCGGCCCTGGGTCTGGCCCAGTTGGAAAAACTGGAAGAGAAAACCCAGCAACTGCGCAGGCTGGCAGAAGCATACCAGACCTTCTTCAGCAATTATGGAATAACAATGGCAGTAGAACCGGAGCAGGCAGCGTCTAATTACTGGCTGAATGCAGTCATCTTTCCTGACTGGCACAGCCGTGATACTTTTGTGCATGAAACAAACGTTGCGGGCATCCTGACCCGACCGGCCTGGACCCTGATGAGCCATTTGCCCATGTATCAGCATTGTATAAAAACTTTTCTGCCAAATGCCAAATGGGCTGAACAGCATCTGGCCTTATTGCCGAGTTTTATTGTATAA